Genomic DNA from Mesorhizobium sp. 131-2-1:
GAGCGCGCGGCCTCGACCTGCCTGGTCGATCTCGATTTCCAGAGCGCCAATTGCGGCGCCTATCTCAACCAGTTCAACCAGTTCGACCTCTCGGGCATCATCGGCCAGCCGGAAAGGCTCGACGTCGAGCTGATGGACGTCATCAAACTGTCGCGCCCGTCGGGTCTCACGCTCTACTCCTTCGAGCGGCCGCAACTGCCGTTCGAGCCGCATGGCGCCGATTTCGTGTTCCGGCTGCTCGACCTCGTCGCCTACCGGTTCGACGACATCGTCATCGACCTGCCGAACATCGAGACGCCCTGGCACAATTCGGTGCTGCAGACGAGCGACGAGATCTTCATCGTTTTCGAGCTCAACGTCGCCTCGCTCAGGCAAGGCAAGCGGCTCTACAAGAAGATCCGCGAGTTGCGCGGCAACCAGGTCAACATCACGCTGGTGGCCAACAAGCACAAGCGCAAATGGTTCGGCAACCACTTCTCGCGCAGCGAGCTGGAGAAGATCTTCAAGGCGCCGCACATCAAATCGGTCGCGCTCGACAACGCGCTTTTGACCGACGCGCTGAATCGCGCCATTCTACCCTCGGAAGTCGACGGGCGGGCGCGCTTCAACAAGGACCTGAAGCTGATGTTCAAGGAGCGGCTCAGCGATGCCAGCCGCTAGAGCAATTCCAGGAAAAGTGCGCAGCGCTTTTCCGTCCGGAATTGCGTCAAAACAAATAGCTGGGGCGGGTCAGCGTTTCCATGAAACGCTGAACCGCTCCAGGCGGCATATCCTCCCCGCTCTCGCCGGCGCCTGCATCGCCGCGACCGCGCTTGTGTCGGGCCTGCCGGTCGCCGAGGCGCGGTCTGGGCTTGCCGACCGGCCGCCGCTGCCGGCCATGGGCCCCAGCCTGCGCAAAACGGTCGCCTTCCAGACCAGCGAACAGACCGGCACGATCATCATCCGCAAGGACGAGAAGGCGCTGTATCTGGTGACGAACCGGGGCCAGGCGCTGCGCTACCAGATCAGCGTCGGCCGCGACGGCTTCGGCTGGACCGGGACGGTCGAGGTCGGGGCCAAGACCGAATGGCCCGAATGGCGGCCGCCCAAGGAGATGCGCGCTCGCCAGCCCGAACTGCCGGCGATGGTGCCCGCCGGGCCCTACAACCCGCTCGGTGCACGCGCGCTCTATCTTTCACGCGGCGGACGTGACACGCTCTATCGCATACATGGCACCAACGATCCCAAGGGTGTCGGTTTCGACGGCACGTCAGGCTGCTTTCGCCTGACCAATACCGACGTGATCGATCTCTTCAAACGCGTCGCGGTGGGCGCAAAGGTGGTGGTGGAATGACTATGATCAGGGACCCGGACATTCCGGCGATCGAGCTCGGCGCCCAGGAAGTGGCCGTCGGCAAACCCAGCCGCAAAGGCACGATCGGCGTTGTCGTCATCGGCGCCGCGCTGGTCACCGCGGTTAACCTGACCGCAGCCGTCTACCTCTACCGCGGCATCAACGACCTGCGCACGTTGGAAGCGCGGCTGGAGCAGCTCGGCCAATTCGAGCAACGCATCAGCGCCCGTCTCGATACCGTCAACAACGGTTTCCAGAGCCGGTTCGAAAAGCTCGACGATCAGTTGCAGGCGAAGTTCAGCGAGGTCAATGGCGGCTTCGCCAGGCTCGAGCACGACCTGCCCGCCGCTGCCGACGAACGCATGTCGAGCGCTCCCGAGCCCACGGTGGTCCCGGCCGGCACGGAGGCCGAGCCGTCGGCCGTCGCCGAAAACATGTCGGAGGCGGAGTCCGTCGGAATGCCGCAGCTGCCGAGAAAGCGGGCTGCGCCCCCTGCCCCGAACCCCGCCTACCAGCGCATCCAACAAGCTGACGGCAAGGTCTACTACCGCAAAATCAACTGAGGTTGCCGGGCATTTTCGGGTGGCGCTAAGCCCAAAGCCTGTCGCAAAAAATGCGCGGCGCTCGCGGCGCGCCTTAGAGGTCCCGCTTCAGCGCGAGAATACGGATAGCGCGGGCTTCGGCGCGCTGCCTGGCTTCACTGAGGAAGGCGACGTGGCAATAGGCGCATGCAGCGACGCCGAGGATCAGCATCGCGCTGTTCTTGAAGGTGAAGTCGATCGCGAGCGAGAACGGGATTCCGCTGGGTGCGGTGAAGGCGGCGATCGTGCTCGCAGTCTCCGACTGGCTGCCGACGGCGATCATCAGCCCGGCAAACAAAAGCGCGACATGGTTGGACAGGAAGAAGAAGGCTGGCCGCCTTGCCTGGCACGCCATCCAGCAAGCGATAGCAGCGGCGGCGAGGATGGCGGCGTTGAGCGCGATCGAAGCGCCCAGATAAAGATCGACCTGCTGCCAGAACATGGTAGCCAGCGGACGCAGCTCCAGCCAGATCCGCCACATTTGCGGACTGGCGGGATAGGCGCCGAGCAGGAATGTCGCCGCCCGCTCAGCCGCCAGGATGAGCAGCATCAGGGCGGGAAATGCAAAGAGCAGTATCGGTTTGCGCTTCATGTTGTCCTCGACAATTCCGAGACCAGAATAAGCAAGAGAGATTGCGCAAGAATTAACGAAGCTTAACGCGACGCTTGCTTCGGCATCCTTCTTTCCCGTGCTATGTTGGGCCGCCGGGACGCAAACGCGGGTTCAGGTGGCCGAAGCCGTTTCATCGGGGGTTGAAAGGGTGCGCTCAAGCAGTTTGCCAAGTCGGCCTTTTGTTCGACAGCAAGCTCCGGGACATCGCCAATGAGCGGCGGC
This window encodes:
- a CDS encoding AAA family ATPase — protein: MNAIDTKVLPTKRKQVALFSSDAQFKRDVSTRLDALAIYDVRVSETADFLKGPPADTRPGIVILDLGNGELLAQPGTVEARAKWASVPLIAVSGELTSEQTRVLVRMNASDWLHKPLDAKELLNAVTFHDTGNQGTKSRIITFIAASGGAGATTLALSAAEYLASKSAERAASTCLVDLDFQSANCGAYLNQFNQFDLSGIIGQPERLDVELMDVIKLSRPSGLTLYSFERPQLPFEPHGADFVFRLLDLVAYRFDDIVIDLPNIETPWHNSVLQTSDEIFIVFELNVASLRQGKRLYKKIRELRGNQVNITLVANKHKRKWFGNHFSRSELEKIFKAPHIKSVALDNALLTDALNRAILPSEVDGRARFNKDLKLMFKERLSDASR
- a CDS encoding L,D-transpeptidase produces the protein MSGLPVAEARSGLADRPPLPAMGPSLRKTVAFQTSEQTGTIIIRKDEKALYLVTNRGQALRYQISVGRDGFGWTGTVEVGAKTEWPEWRPPKEMRARQPELPAMVPAGPYNPLGARALYLSRGGRDTLYRIHGTNDPKGVGFDGTSGCFRLTNTDVIDLFKRVAVGAKVVVE